Part of the Pseudomonas lijiangensis genome is shown below.
TCGGCCAGTTGCCTCAAGGCTTCGGCCGGTGCGGCGAAATGATGAAGCACCATGTTCAGAACGACACAGTCGGCGCTTATTTTAGTGCCCGTAAGGGCGTCGGCCAGTACCAGCTCGACGTTATCCAGCTTCTCGCGCTCGCAGACGTCGCGGGCCAGTTCCAGCATCGCCGGGCTGTTGTCCATGGCTGTGACATGGGCAAAGCGCCTGGCCAGCTCAGGTAGAAAGCCTCCGTCGCCGGGGCCGACTTCCAGTGCTGTTGCCTGAGCGTTGAAGCTCAGTTTGTCCAGCAGGCTCAACAGGCTGTCGCGGTATTGGGCAAGGCCGGCGATCAGATCCTGCTGGGCGCGAAACTTTTCTGCCGTGCGGGCAAAGAAATCCTGACTGGCCTGGGCGCGCTGGCGGTGCACAAGGTCGATGCGCAGGCTGACATCCTCGGGGAGGGTCAGGACATCCACTTCATCGAGCAGGGCCGCGTGCAGCCTGCCGCCGGTCAACTGAGTGTGGGGCAGGGCGCGACGGTAAAAGATCGCGTTGCCTTCCCGGCGTGTCGCTACCAGAGAGGCCTGTGCCAGC
Proteins encoded:
- a CDS encoding ArsR/SmtB family transcription factor is translated as MNLCVPAISHDDCDDLSALCKAGGDPLRLNVLRALANDSFGVLELAQIFAIGQSGMSHHLKVLAQASLVATRREGNAIFYRRALPHTQLTGGRLHAALLDEVDVLTLPEDVSLRIDLVHRQRAQASQDFFARTAEKFRAQQDLIAGLAQYRDSLLSLLDKLSFNAQATALEVGPGDGGFLPELARRFAHVTAMDNSPAMLELARDVCEREKLDNVELVLADALTGTKISADCVVLNMVLHHFAAPAEALRQLAERLQPGGSLLVTELCSHDQSWAREACGDLWLGFEQDDLARWAIAAGLVPGESLYVGLRNGFQIQVRHFQRPAGNTHHR